The following coding sequences are from one Phenylobacterium glaciei window:
- a CDS encoding S4 domain-containing protein → MSETGCRADVWLWRARFFKTRSLAAKFLDEGKVRLTRAGAETRIDKCARPLKVGDQLVFAVSGKLIAVAVEELGERRGPPAEARGLYATLG, encoded by the coding sequence ATGAGCGAGACGGGCTGCCGCGCCGATGTCTGGCTGTGGCGGGCGAGGTTCTTCAAGACCCGCTCTCTGGCCGCCAAGTTCCTGGACGAGGGCAAGGTCCGCCTGACCCGCGCCGGCGCCGAGACCCGCATCGACAAGTGCGCGCGGCCCCTGAAGGTGGGGGATCAGCTGGTCTTCGCTGTCAGCGGCAAGCTGATCGCCGTGGCGGTGGAAGAGCTCGGCGAACGCCGGGGACCGCCGGCCGAGGCGCGGGGGCTGTATGCGACCCTGGGTTAG